The DNA segment CTAAACTCAGGAAAACTCAATAATAAAGTCAGAAAAACTGGGTTACGTTGGCAGGAGATTCGATATTCACAATTACACTCGTCATGCCTTGGAGCCTCAAGCCTGCGGCAAGGGACCGACCCGACGCGACTAAACCCGCCGAGGCAAGGTAAATTAGAGATGAGACAAGAAAGGTCAACCAACAATGAAACTACGCAAGCTGGGCCGTACGGGTTTTGAGGTGAGTGATGTCGCTTATGGACTTTGGGGGATGAGCGGCTGGAGCGGTTCTGACGATCAGGAGTCGCAAAACTCTATGCAGTTCGCAGCAGATTTAGGCTGCAATTTTTTCGATTCCGCCTGGGCCTATGGCGACGGTAAAAGCGACGCCTTTCTGGGAGAAACGCTGCGCCGGAACCCGGGTAAGCGTCTCTACGCTGCCTCCAAGGTCCCGCCGAAAAACCGCAAGTGGCCGGCGTCGCCGAAAGATCCCTATAGCGATGTATTCCCTGCAGACCATGTTTTCGAATACGCAGACCTGATCCGCAAAAAACTTCAGACTGATTCCATTGACTTGCTCCAGTTCCATGTGTGGAACGACGGTTGGACAGACGAAAAGGAGTTTCACGAAACCGTTTCTAAGCTCAAACGTGACGGAACCGTTCGCGCCTTTGGAATAAGCCTCAATCGCTGGGAGCCGGAGAACGGAATACGCGCTCTTCGCACCGGACTCGTGGATACGGTGCAGGTGGTTTACAACATCTTCGATCAAGCTCCTGAGGATGAGCTCTTCCCTGTTTGCAAGGAGCTGAATATTGGCGTCATTGCCCGAGTTCCCCTGGACGAGGGGAGCTTGAGCGGAACGTTCACTGCAGAAACAAAATTCCCAGAAAGCGACTGGCGTTCAAAGTACTTTAACGCAGAAAACCTGCGCGCTTCTCTCGAGCGCGTCGAACAGCTTAAGAAGCTGCTTCCGGGTTCAATGACCTTGCCCGAGCTGGCGATCCGCTACATCCTCTCGCATCCGGTGGTGAGTACGACCATTGTCGGCATGCGGCGTACGGAGCACGTACGTCAGAACCTGGCTTTGAGTGATGCTGGAGCGCTTCCGCCGGATTTGCTGGCTGCCTCGAAAAAACATCGCTGGGAGCGCACGCCACAGATGCATCCTGTTTCATAGCGGTTGGGATGTCACACGACACCCGGCGAGAGGCCGGCGCTGCTTCCCTATGACAAAGACCTCGAACACCCGGCTCATGATAGCCGCTATTACCGCCCTTTTTCTTTATGGGGCCATTGCTTCCATGCTGGGGACGCTGCTGCCTGATCTTTCCGCGCAATTTCACATGACAGCAAAACAAAACGGCAGCATCGCCTCGATGCAGGCGCTGGGGTTGGTGCTGGCTTCCATCATGGCCGGGCCGCTGATTGATAGCCGAGGCAAGAAAACTGGATTTCTGGGCGGGATGGCGCTTATCGTCATCTCTCTCTTTGCCCTTCCCAACTCGGTAGGATGGAAAACCATCATGGCCGCTATGTTCGTTTTGGGAGTGGGTGGCGGCACCATCGTGACCGCGGCGAATACTCTGGTAAGCGATATTGGAGAAGACAAGCGCGCTTCCATGCTGAGTTTTGCGAACGTGTTCTTCGGGCTGGGAGGTCTGCTGACCCCTTTCATCGCTGCTAATCTTCTTCATGGCAATGCTATCGGCCTGAGTTACCTCATCGCGGTGCTGGCAACCGTGACATTCATCTTGCACGTGACCACGCCCATGCCTCCACCAGCCATTCACCAGGGCTTTGTTTTTTCGCAGGCTCTCCGGCTGCCAGATAAATCTTTACTGTTTTTATTGTCTTTGTTTAATTTCTTGTATGTCTCGTGTGAAGTGGCCTTTTGGAACTGGCTGACAAAGTATCTGGTTGGCGAAGGAATTTCGCGGCCGGTAGCGTTGAACATTCTCGCGCTCGGCTTCGCTTCCGGGATGCTGGCCGGCCGTCTGATCAGCTCCCGCCTTCTGCTGAAGTATTCCGCAGTTTCCGTCAGCTTTGTATGCTCGGGGCTCATGGTGATTACCACCTATTGGACCTTGCATGCGGGGAATCCTGTGATTGCGTGGTTGAGTGTCTTTTGTGCAGGGGCGGTGATGGGGCCGGTCTTTCCCAGTATTATCGCGGTTGCCGGGGATGCGTTCTCTCAGATGACCGCTACCTGCGTGGGAATTGTTATCACTGCGGGATGGATCGGGGTGGTAACCAGTTCATGGCTGATTGGATTGCTTGCCGGCAACGACGGAACTCATCTGCGTATGGCCTTATTGATTCTGCCGGTTTTTTCCGCCGCGATGATTCTCATTAATCTCGGCTTGCGTCCCCTGCTGGCCAGGGCACTCGCCCGCAATCGAATAGTGTATGATGCTCCCGCTCAGCACGTATCTTAAACAGCTCTGGAGCTTTTCAAAATATGAAATTCCTTCGTATCCTTTCCATTTTTTTGTTAGCGGCAACCTGTTCTGCAGCAGACCTCACCGGGAACTGGGCAGTTAAAAAACCTCTCATCGACGGTACCTACAATTGGGCCTACTTCAATTTAAAGCAGGATGGTTCCAAGATTACCGGTACGATTCGTACGACCCAGTTTTATTACACGATTACGGAAAGCACCGGCGGTCCTGAGGGCTTCACGTTGACCGCCGGCATGCTGGATGGCAAGAGCTCTCGCACGGTCAGCTATGAAGGAAAGTTAGTTGGGGATGATGAGTTACACATCATCAGCCACCGCCGTACTGACACCGTGGAAGATGTTGCCCATCGCGTCCCGGCAGGCGAGGGTGCAATGCCGGCCCGGGTTGAACCGCCTGCGCTTCACAAAGTCCCAGATAACGGCCTGGTGAGGACTCCGCCCATGGGCTGGAACAGTTGGAACAAGTTCGGGCACTCGATTAACGACGCCGACGTTCGTGGAGTAGCTGATGCCATGGTAAGCAGCGGAATGAAAGATGCCGGCTACATCTATATCAACATTGATGACACCTGGGAAGGTATGCGCGACACGCAAGGCAACATTCAGAGCAATAAGAAATTTCCCGATATGAAGGCGCTCTCTGATTACGTGCACAGTAAAGGTCTCAAATTGGGAATCTACTCTTCTCCCGGCCCCAACACTTGCGCCGGCTACGAAGGCAGCTATGGACACGAGGAGCAGGATGCCCGCACCTATGCCGCCTGGGGAATTGATTATCTGAAATACGACTGGTGCGGGGCCCGCATTCTGTACAAGGACGAAGAAATGCAGGCGGTCTACCAGAAAATGGGTGATGCCCTGCTGGCTACCGGCCGCCCGATTGTCTATAGTCTTTGCCAATACGGCCGCCAGGACGTGTGGAAGTGGGGCGCCGATGTTGGCGGCAATCTGTGGCGTACCACCGGCGACATCCGTGACGCGTGGGATTCCATGACCCGGATCGGCTTTGCGCAAGACGAGCACGCTCCCTACGCCAAACCTGGACACTGGAACGATCCCGACATGCTGGAGATCGGTAATGGCCACATGAACGACACAGAATACAAAACCCATATGAGTTTGTGGTCTATGCTCTCCGCGCCGCTGATTGCCGGCAACGATCTGCGCGATATGACGCCCGCTATTCACGACATTCTGACAAATCGCGAGGTCATCGCCATTGATCAAGATAAAGCCGGCAAACAAGCCACGCGAGTGTCTAAATCCGGAGACCATGAGATATTCGTGAAGCAGCTTGCCGATGGCGCACGGGCGGTTGCGTTATTTAATCGCTCCGATAAAGACGTCCCGATCAAGGTTAAGTGGGCGGATATCGGGATCAAAGGCACTCCAAAGCACGTGCGCGACCTGTGGGAACACAAAGACATAACTCTGGAAAAGAAGCAGCCGGAATACGAAGCGACTGTGCCCGGACATGGTGTGGTGCTGCTCCGCATCAAACACTAAAAACTTTTCCCTAACGGAGTGACACTCCAGCAAAAATTGGGAAGGAGGGCAGAGAATCTTATGGTTAATCCTGCGCAAGCGGCGCGCTGGAGTATCGCGCCCTACCTCATTGTTGACGATGTAGTGGCAACCGCCAACTTTTACCGCGACAAGCTGGGATTCCACTACGAGCGCTTCTGGGGTGAGCCGCCAGCCTTTTGCATGGTGAAGCGCCGCGGGATTGTCATTATGCTCAGCCAGTTTGATAAGACGGGCCTGATGCGTCCCAACAGCAAAGCGGCTCCCGACGGTGAAGCCTGGGATGCGTATATCTGGGTGGAGAATGCCGATGCGCTGTATGAAGAGTTCAAAAGCAGGCGCGTAAAGATCGCACGGGACCTCTGCGACCAACCCTACGGCTGCCGCGACTTTGACGTCGAGGATTGCAACGGATACAGGCTATGTTTTGGACAGGACATAGAAGGATAAACAATGCCCGGTGAGACATTTATTGTGCCAGTGAAATTGCGCTGTTCTCTTTTTGCTCTCGCGACGCTGCTTATCTGTTGCGGCATCCGCGCACAGAATCCATCCCCGAGTCCAACGGCAAGTCCTACGCCAAACCCAGCTTCGAAGATTCCGGTCAATTACGACGAATCGAAAGTTGGCACTTATACATTGCCGGATCCGTTGGTCCTGGAAAATGGCCAGCGCGTTCGCGATGCCAAGACCTGGAACAACAAGCGCAGACCGGAGATCCTGCGCCTATTCGAGGAAAATGTTTACGGCCGCCGACCTGGCCGTCCTAAAGACATGCACTTCGAAGTCTTCGATGTTGATAAGCACGCCCTGGGTGGAAAGGCCATCCGCAAGCAGGTAACGGTTTATTTTTCGGCAAAGAAAGATGGACCGAAAGAGGATGTGCTCATCTATCTGCCCGCAAATGCGAAAAAACCGGTGCCTTTAATCCTCAGTCTGAATTTTTCAGGCAACCACCGGATCATGGATGACCCAGGCATTAAGCTGGCCACGATTTGGGACCGCAAAACCAAAACAAAATCACAGGCGACGGAAGATACCAGGGGCACTTCAAAATGGCCGATTGAAAAGTTGCTTGAGCACGGCATTGGCCTGGCTACCATCTATTATTGCGACATTGAGCCGGATTTCGCTGGCGGTATGGAATATGGAGTTCGTCCTCTATTCTTCAAACCAGGACAAACCGAACCGGCTCCAGACGATTGGGGAGCGATTGGCGCGTGGGGCTGGGGCCTGAGCCGTGCCATGGATTACGTGGAGACCGATAAAGACATTGACGCCAAGCACGTTGCCATTCTGGGACATTCACGGCTGGGCAAGACCGTCCTGTGGGCCGGCGCTGCGGATACGCGCTTTGCCATGGTGCTGGCAGCCGGGTCCGGTGAAAGCGGCGCGGCCCTGGCGCGGCGTGATTTCGGTGAAACCGTTAAGCACATGAACGTCAACTTCGCCTACCAGTTCTGTCAGAACTATCAGAAGTGGGGTGACCACATAAATGACATGCCGGTGGATCAGCACGAGTTAATCGCACTGATCGCGCCGCGCTTCGTCTATCTGGCGGATGGTGATCAGGACCTCTGGTCCGACCCGAAAGGGGAATTCCTCTCTG comes from the Terriglobales bacterium genome and includes:
- a CDS encoding VOC family protein — protein: MVNPAQAARWSIAPYLIVDDVVATANFYRDKLGFHYERFWGEPPAFCMVKRRGIVIMLSQFDKTGLMRPNSKAAPDGEAWDAYIWVENADALYEEFKSRRVKIARDLCDQPYGCRDFDVEDCNGYRLCFGQDIEG
- a CDS encoding aldo/keto reductase, coding for MKLRKLGRTGFEVSDVAYGLWGMSGWSGSDDQESQNSMQFAADLGCNFFDSAWAYGDGKSDAFLGETLRRNPGKRLYAASKVPPKNRKWPASPKDPYSDVFPADHVFEYADLIRKKLQTDSIDLLQFHVWNDGWTDEKEFHETVSKLKRDGTVRAFGISLNRWEPENGIRALRTGLVDTVQVVYNIFDQAPEDELFPVCKELNIGVIARVPLDEGSLSGTFTAETKFPESDWRSKYFNAENLRASLERVEQLKKLLPGSMTLPELAIRYILSHPVVSTTIVGMRRTEHVRQNLALSDAGALPPDLLAASKKHRWERTPQMHPVS
- a CDS encoding glycoside hydrolase family 27 protein gives rise to the protein MKFLRILSIFLLAATCSAADLTGNWAVKKPLIDGTYNWAYFNLKQDGSKITGTIRTTQFYYTITESTGGPEGFTLTAGMLDGKSSRTVSYEGKLVGDDELHIISHRRTDTVEDVAHRVPAGEGAMPARVEPPALHKVPDNGLVRTPPMGWNSWNKFGHSINDADVRGVADAMVSSGMKDAGYIYINIDDTWEGMRDTQGNIQSNKKFPDMKALSDYVHSKGLKLGIYSSPGPNTCAGYEGSYGHEEQDARTYAAWGIDYLKYDWCGARILYKDEEMQAVYQKMGDALLATGRPIVYSLCQYGRQDVWKWGADVGGNLWRTTGDIRDAWDSMTRIGFAQDEHAPYAKPGHWNDPDMLEIGNGHMNDTEYKTHMSLWSMLSAPLIAGNDLRDMTPAIHDILTNREVIAIDQDKAGKQATRVSKSGDHEIFVKQLADGARAVALFNRSDKDVPIKVKWADIGIKGTPKHVRDLWEHKDITLEKKQPEYEATVPGHGVVLLRIKH
- a CDS encoding MFS transporter, whose protein sequence is MTKTSNTRLMIAAITALFLYGAIASMLGTLLPDLSAQFHMTAKQNGSIASMQALGLVLASIMAGPLIDSRGKKTGFLGGMALIVISLFALPNSVGWKTIMAAMFVLGVGGGTIVTAANTLVSDIGEDKRASMLSFANVFFGLGGLLTPFIAANLLHGNAIGLSYLIAVLATVTFILHVTTPMPPPAIHQGFVFSQALRLPDKSLLFLLSLFNFLYVSCEVAFWNWLTKYLVGEGISRPVALNILALGFASGMLAGRLISSRLLLKYSAVSVSFVCSGLMVITTYWTLHAGNPVIAWLSVFCAGAVMGPVFPSIIAVAGDAFSQMTATCVGIVITAGWIGVVTSSWLIGLLAGNDGTHLRMALLILPVFSAAMILINLGLRPLLARALARNRIVYDAPAQHVS